One part of the Streptomyces nigra genome encodes these proteins:
- a CDS encoding helix-turn-helix transcriptional regulator — protein sequence MRTGDAIRTFPFPVDLSVLGVGIQVGPMGEGRTWHADAPLGRVHRIDFHVVMLFDEGPVRHMVDFTEHEAHAGDLLWIRPGQVHRFAANADYRGTVLTMQPGFLPRSTVEATGLYRYDLPPLLRPDEAQLAALRAALAQLRREYEDSTTLPLSLHTAVLRHSLTALLLRLSHLAVSSAATPRQGDTTFTLFRDAVERGFATNHSVSAYADQLGYSRRTLVRAVRAATGQTPKGFIDRRVVLEAKRLLAHTDMPIGRIGAAVGFSDAANFSKYFQQHTDTTPAAFRAELR from the coding sequence ATGCGGACCGGGGACGCGATCCGCACCTTCCCCTTCCCGGTGGATCTGAGCGTCCTCGGCGTCGGCATCCAGGTCGGCCCGATGGGCGAGGGCCGCACCTGGCACGCCGACGCGCCCCTCGGCCGGGTGCACCGCATCGACTTCCACGTCGTGATGCTCTTCGACGAGGGACCCGTCCGGCACATGGTCGACTTCACCGAGCACGAGGCGCACGCCGGCGACCTGCTGTGGATCCGCCCCGGCCAGGTCCACCGGTTCGCGGCGAACGCCGACTACCGCGGCACCGTCCTGACGATGCAGCCCGGCTTCCTGCCCCGCTCCACCGTCGAGGCCACCGGCCTCTACCGCTACGACCTGCCGCCCCTGCTGCGCCCCGACGAGGCCCAGCTCGCCGCCCTGCGCGCGGCCCTCGCCCAGCTCCGCCGCGAGTACGAGGACTCCACGACCCTGCCGCTGAGCCTGCACACCGCCGTCCTGCGCCACTCCCTGACCGCGCTGCTGCTGCGCCTCTCCCACCTCGCCGTGAGCTCGGCGGCCACGCCCCGGCAGGGCGACACCACGTTCACGCTGTTCCGGGACGCCGTGGAACGCGGCTTCGCCACCAACCACAGCGTCAGCGCCTACGCCGACCAACTCGGCTACTCCCGCCGCACCCTCGTCCGCGCGGTCCGGGCCGCCACCGGCCAGACTCCGAAGGGCTTCATCGACCGGCGCGTGGTCCTGGAGGCGAAGCGCCTCCTGGCTCACACGGACATGCCGATCGGCCGGATCGGCGCGGCCGTCGGCTTCTCGGACGCGGCGAACTTCTCCAAGTA
- the tkt gene encoding transketolase → MSTQTPDSFEWTELDRRAVDTARLLAADAVQKVGNGHPGTAMSLAPAAYTLFQKVMRHDPADPEWTGRDRFVLSPGHTSLTLYTQLFLAGYELSLDDLKSFRTHGSKTPGHPEYGHTAGVETTTGPLGQGVANAVGMAMAARYERGLFDPEAPEGESPFDHTVWAIVSDGDLQEGVSAEASSLAGHQRLGNLVFLYDDNHISIEGDTATAFSEDVLKRYEAYGWHVQRITPAENGDIDVAALYGALRAAKAETGRPSIIAMRTIIAWPAPNAQNTEASHGSALGAEEIAATKRVLGFDPEQCFEVADDVLAHTRRALDRGAEAHAAWDKELDAWRTASPERARLFDRIVAGRLPDGWEDALPVFEEGKAVATRAASGKVLQALGPVLPELWGGSADLAGSNNTTIDKASSFLPVGNPLPEADPYGRTVHFGIREFSMAAEMNGIALHGNTRVYGGTFLVFSDYMRNAVRMSALMQLPVTYVWTHDSIGLGEDGPTHQPVEHLAALRAIPGLNVVRPADANETSIVWAEILRRHSTDPAPHGLALTRQAVPTYAPDEDAAKGGYVLRDASTGTPEVVLVATGSEVQLAVAARELLEAEGVGTRVVSMPSVEWFEQQPREYRDSVLPPAVKARVAVEAGIGLTWYRFVGDAGRIVSLEHFGASADAKTLFGEYGFTPERVAAAARESLAAARG, encoded by the coding sequence ATGAGCACGCAGACACCGGACAGCTTCGAATGGACCGAACTCGACCGGCGTGCCGTCGACACGGCGCGGCTGCTGGCGGCGGACGCCGTGCAGAAGGTCGGCAACGGGCACCCGGGCACGGCGATGAGCCTGGCCCCGGCCGCGTACACGCTCTTTCAGAAGGTGATGCGCCATGACCCCGCCGACCCGGAGTGGACCGGCCGGGACCGCTTCGTCCTGTCCCCCGGGCACACCTCGCTGACCCTCTACACCCAGCTCTTCCTCGCCGGGTACGAACTGAGCCTCGACGACCTCAAGTCGTTCCGTACGCACGGGTCGAAGACCCCTGGCCACCCCGAGTACGGGCACACGGCGGGCGTCGAGACGACGACCGGTCCGCTCGGCCAGGGCGTCGCCAACGCCGTCGGAATGGCCATGGCCGCCCGCTACGAGCGCGGCCTGTTCGACCCGGAGGCACCCGAGGGCGAGTCCCCGTTCGACCACACCGTCTGGGCGATCGTCTCCGACGGCGACCTCCAGGAGGGCGTGTCCGCCGAGGCGTCGTCGCTCGCCGGCCACCAGCGGCTCGGCAACCTGGTCTTCCTGTACGACGACAACCACATCTCCATCGAGGGCGACACCGCGACCGCCTTCTCCGAGGACGTCCTCAAGCGCTACGAGGCGTACGGCTGGCACGTGCAGCGCATCACGCCGGCCGAGAACGGCGACATCGACGTGGCCGCCCTGTACGGGGCCCTGCGCGCGGCCAAGGCCGAGACGGGCCGCCCCTCGATCATCGCGATGCGCACGATCATCGCCTGGCCCGCCCCCAACGCCCAGAACACGGAGGCCTCGCACGGCTCCGCGCTCGGCGCCGAGGAGATCGCCGCCACCAAGCGCGTCCTCGGTTTCGACCCGGAGCAGTGCTTCGAGGTGGCCGACGACGTCCTCGCGCACACCCGTCGCGCCCTGGACCGGGGCGCCGAGGCGCACGCCGCCTGGGACAAGGAGCTCGACGCGTGGCGGACCGCGTCGCCGGAGCGCGCCCGCCTGTTCGACCGCATCGTCGCGGGCCGGCTGCCCGACGGCTGGGAGGACGCGCTGCCGGTGTTCGAGGAGGGCAAGGCGGTCGCCACGCGTGCCGCGTCCGGCAAGGTGCTGCAGGCGCTCGGCCCGGTCCTGCCGGAGCTGTGGGGCGGCTCGGCCGACCTGGCCGGCTCCAACAACACGACGATCGACAAGGCCAGTTCGTTCCTGCCGGTGGGCAACCCGCTGCCGGAGGCGGACCCGTACGGCCGTACCGTCCACTTCGGTATCCGCGAGTTCTCGATGGCCGCGGAGATGAACGGCATCGCGCTGCACGGCAACACCCGTGTCTACGGCGGCACGTTCCTGGTGTTCTCCGACTACATGCGCAACGCCGTGCGCATGTCCGCGCTGATGCAGCTGCCGGTGACGTACGTGTGGACGCACGACTCCATCGGTCTCGGTGAGGACGGCCCGACGCACCAGCCGGTCGAGCACCTGGCCGCGCTGCGCGCGATCCCGGGTCTGAACGTGGTCCGGCCCGCCGACGCCAACGAGACCTCGATCGTGTGGGCGGAGATCCTGCGCCGGCACTCCACCGACCCTGCCCCGCACGGCCTGGCGCTGACCCGCCAGGCGGTGCCCACCTATGCCCCCGACGAGGATGCCGCGAAGGGCGGTTACGTCCTGCGGGACGCCTCCACCGGGACCCCTGAGGTCGTCCTCGTCGCCACCGGCTCCGAGGTGCAGCTGGCCGTCGCCGCGCGCGAGCTGCTGGAGGCGGAGGGGGTCGGCACCCGGGTGGTGTCGATGCCGTCCGTGGAGTGGTTCGAGCAGCAGCCGCGCGAGTACCGCGACAGCGTGCTCCCGCCGGCCGTCAAGGCCCGG